Proteins from a genomic interval of Pseudodesulfovibrio nedwellii:
- a CDS encoding molybdopterin-binding protein yields the protein MKTVPVQKAIGMVLCHDMTQIIPGEIKEPAFKKGHVIAEEDIAKLLEIGKEHIYVLNMEKGHIHENEAAERIAKAATGPGITLSNVSEGRINFIASPGLLDINTEALNRINSIEEVVLATMHDGQQVTESHPVAGTRVVPLVIDEKKIEQVEAICAEYPYVVGIRPFQHHNVGLVTTGSEVYHGRITDKFGPVIQKKFSTLGSSVMDQRLTSDDPSMTRDAILAFIAEGAEMVVVTGGMSVDPDDQTPTAIRATGADVVTYGSPTFPGVMFMLAIRDDVPILGLPGCVMYYRASIFDLVVPRLLAGEDVTRETIVGMGHGGFCAGCDVCRYPTCPFGK from the coding sequence ATGAAAACTGTCCCTGTTCAAAAAGCCATCGGCATGGTCCTATGTCATGACATGACACAAATTATACCCGGTGAAATCAAGGAACCAGCTTTCAAAAAAGGCCATGTCATTGCTGAAGAAGACATCGCCAAACTTTTGGAGATAGGCAAAGAGCACATCTATGTGCTCAACATGGAAAAAGGACACATCCACGAAAACGAAGCAGCGGAACGCATTGCCAAAGCTGCAACCGGACCGGGGATCACTCTTTCAAATGTCAGCGAAGGAAGGATAAACTTCATCGCTTCACCCGGTCTGCTCGATATCAACACCGAAGCCCTGAACCGCATCAACTCCATTGAAGAAGTCGTTCTTGCCACCATGCACGATGGTCAGCAGGTCACGGAATCACATCCCGTTGCCGGGACACGAGTGGTCCCGCTGGTCATTGATGAAAAGAAAATAGAACAGGTTGAAGCGATCTGTGCCGAGTACCCATATGTGGTCGGTATTCGTCCATTCCAACATCACAACGTGGGGCTGGTGACGACAGGGAGCGAAGTCTATCACGGACGCATTACGGACAAATTCGGTCCAGTCATCCAAAAGAAATTTTCCACACTCGGCTCCTCAGTCATGGACCAGCGTCTGACCTCCGACGATCCATCCATGACCCGTGACGCCATTCTCGCCTTCATTGCCGAAGGCGCTGAAATGGTCGTGGTAACTGGTGGCATGTCCGTGGACCCGGATGACCAGACACCTACAGCCATTCGAGCAACAGGAGCCGATGTCGTCACATACGGCTCCCCAACATTCCCCGGCGTCATGTTCATGCTGGCAATCAGGGACGACGTGCCCATTCTGGGCTTGCCCGGATGTGTCATGTATTACCGGGCATCCATTTTCGATCTCGTAGTTCCTCGTCTCCTGGCCGGAGAAGATGTCACGCGAGAAACAATCGTTGGCATGGGGCACGGCGGCTTCTGCGCAGGCTGTGACGTTTGCCGGTATCCTACCTGCCCCTTTGGCAAATAA
- a CDS encoding 4Fe-4S dicluster domain-containing protein has protein sequence MRQLSIMVDLDRCIGCKTCIVACRNHHEIIDHENDQPGAMANYLRVESKLEGTYPELREDYWVVMCQHCKKYPCAKACEYDAISKDPQTGIVLIDTEKCTGCGECIEKCPYNVIQFNKEENYAHKCNLCYDRVTHGLDPVCVDVCLTGALSFGEKEILLMQAEAKGKQVIKKMSTQSIIYVKNA, from the coding sequence ATGAGACAACTCAGCATAATGGTGGATCTGGACCGCTGTATCGGTTGCAAAACCTGTATCGTGGCTTGCCGGAATCATCATGAAATAATCGACCACGAGAATGATCAACCCGGAGCCATGGCCAATTATCTTCGGGTGGAAAGTAAGTTGGAAGGAACCTATCCTGAATTGCGTGAAGACTATTGGGTCGTCATGTGTCAGCATTGTAAGAAGTATCCATGTGCCAAGGCGTGTGAATACGACGCTATATCCAAGGACCCACAGACCGGCATCGTGCTTATCGATACGGAGAAGTGTACCGGTTGTGGCGAATGTATCGAAAAGTGTCCTTACAACGTTATTCAGTTCAACAAGGAAGAGAATTACGCACACAAGTGCAATCTTTGTTATGATCGTGTGACCCACGGTTTGGACCCGGTCTGTGTTGACGTCTGTCTGACAGGCGCACTCAGTTTCGGCGAAAAGGAAATTCTCTTGATGCAGGCCGAGGCCAAGGGCAAACAGGTGATCAAGAAAATGAGCACCCAGTCCATCATTTACGTCAAAAACGCTTAA